A window of Thermococcus sp. MV5 contains these coding sequences:
- the ftsZ gene encoding cell division protein FtsZ, which translates to MLKLIENAIERTSAGASTPVEVQTPTSDIDEELKRILEQVQAKIYVIGIGGAGCNTINRMMEVGIQGARVIAVNTDAQDLLKVRAHKKILIGKDLTRGLGAGNNPKVGEEAAKESERDIRDALEGADMVFITCGLGGGTGTGAAPIVAELAKKMGALTVSVVTLPFTVEGIRRIKNAEYGLERLRKNSDTVIVIPNDKLMEVAPNLPIQMAFKVSDEILVQAVKGITELITRPGLINLDFADVKAVMKDGGIAMIGIGESDSEKRALEAANQALNSPLLDVDISGAKGALISIAGSDVKLEEAQQIIELVTSKLDPEAQVIWGIQLDHDLEKTIRVMVVVTGVSSPYAVVEETEAPYSFEEERKVVKIDLTEL; encoded by the coding sequence ATGTTGAAATTGATTGAAAATGCAATAGAAAGAACATCTGCAGGAGCAAGTACTCCAGTTGAAGTTCAAACACCAACTTCTGACATTGATGAAGAACTTAAGAGAATTTTGGAACAGGTGCAAGCAAAAATATATGTTATTGGTATTGGTGGGGCGGGATGTAATACTATCAATAGGATGATGGAAGTTGGAATTCAAGGAGCAAGAGTAATTGCTGTCAACACTGATGCTCAAGATCTTTTAAAGGTAAGAGCACATAAAAAAATCTTGATTGGAAAGGATCTTACAAGAGGGCTTGGGGCAGGAAACAATCCAAAAGTCGGTGAGGAAGCAGCGAAAGAAAGTGAAAGGGATATTAGGGATGCGCTTGAAGGGGCCGATATGGTATTTATTACATGTGGTCTTGGTGGGGGTACTGGTACTGGTGCGGCCCCAATAGTTGCCGAGCTTGCAAAGAAAATGGGGGCTCTAACAGTTTCAGTAGTCACACTTCCATTTACAGTGGAGGGAATAAGAAGGATCAAAAATGCAGAGTATGGTCTTGAGAGACTCAGAAAGAACAGTGATACTGTAATTGTGATCCCCAACGATAAACTTATGGAAGTTGCTCCGAATTTGCCAATTCAAATGGCATTTAAGGTTTCAGACGAGATCCTTGTGCAAGCTGTTAAAGGCATTACAGAACTCATAACTAGACCAGGTCTAATCAACTTGGACTTTGCTGATGTAAAGGCCGTGATGAAAGACGGTGGCATTGCTATGATTGGTATTGGAGAGAGCGACAGTGAAAAGAGAGCATTAGAAGCTGCAAACCAGGCTTTGAACAGTCCTCTCTTGGACGTTGATATAAGTGGCGCTAAGGGGGCATTGATAAGTATTGCTGGAAGCGATGTTAAACTTGAGGAGGCCCAACAAATAATAGAGCTGGTTACAAGCAAACTTGATCCAGAAGCCCAGGTTATTTGGGGAATTCAGTTGGATCATGATCTTGAGAAGACAATAAGAGTGATGGTCGTTGTTACCGGTGTAAGCTCCCCATACGCTGTTGTTGAAGAAACAGAGGCACCATATTCTTTTGAAGAGGAAAGAAAGGTCGTTAAAATTGATTTAACTGAGCTTTAG
- a CDS encoding protein translocase SEC61 complex subunit gamma yields the protein MAESYMEKFKSFLSESKRVFLVTKKPGWKEYKLAAKITGIGIILVGIIGMLIRVVGSLVQGT from the coding sequence ATGGCAGAGAGCTATATGGAAAAGTTTAAAAGTTTCCTGTCTGAGTCCAAGAGGGTTTTCCTAGTCACAAAAAAACCGGGTTGGAAAGAATATAAACTTGCTGCTAAAATAACGGGCATTGGAATAATTTTGGTTGGTATTATTGGGATGCTCATTCGTGTTGTTGGCTCTTTAGTTCAAGGAACTTGA
- a CDS encoding transcription elongation factor Spt5, which yields MSESKIFAVRVTVGQEENTAKLIYSKAKTYSLPIMAILSPSKVRGYIFVEAIEKAAVDEAIRGIRHAKGTLPRPISFSEIEHFLEEKPAVSGFEPGDIVELIAGPFKGEKAKVVRVDESKDEIVVELIGAIVPIPVTVRGEYVRLISKRSEE from the coding sequence ATGAGTGAGAGCAAAATATTTGCAGTACGTGTAACAGTAGGTCAAGAGGAGAATACAGCTAAGCTTATTTACAGTAAGGCTAAAACTTACAGCTTGCCCATTATGGCTATATTATCCCCCTCAAAAGTTAGGGGGTATATTTTTGTTGAGGCCATAGAGAAAGCTGCAGTGGATGAGGCAATAAGAGGTATCAGGCATGCGAAAGGTACACTTCCAAGACCAATCTCATTTAGTGAAATAGAACACTTTCTCGAAGAGAAACCTGCTGTTAGCGGATTTGAGCCAGGGGATATTGTTGAATTAATTGCTGGTCCATTTAAGGGTGAGAAAGCTAAAGTTGTCAGGGTTGATGAATCAAAAGATGAGATTGTTGTTGAACTAATTGGGGCAATCGTACCAATCCCCGTAACTGTTAGGGGAGAATACGTTAGGCTTATAAGCAAACGCTCAGAGGAGTAG
- a CDS encoding D-aminoacyl-tRNA deacylase, translating to MKVVMTTKVDLASMNIRQKLTENFGFKETDQEFDDSVVYQNREIILLTTNREMIYYDNLDLEITRQLGITPEIIIFASRHSSQQRLPALTTHVTGNWGKAMYGGKDESLALSQPVAMKLALLKLNELNDLGWTVCYEATHHGPSELNVPSLFIEIGSSEHEWKNDKAGEIVAETILYVINNYDRDHNFRTVIGIGGGHYAPKQTKTALNSELAFSHIVAKYAHPISKEMLLKAINRTSGVVNGVYVDWKGSKGEMKQMARAIAEEFDLEFIKD from the coding sequence ATGAAAGTTGTAATGACAACAAAAGTGGATTTGGCTTCTATGAACATCAGACAAAAATTGACTGAAAATTTCGGATTTAAAGAAACCGACCAAGAATTTGATGATAGTGTGGTCTATCAGAACAGAGAGATCATTTTACTAACTACAAATAGGGAAATGATATACTATGATAATCTTGATTTGGAGATAACAAGACAGCTTGGAATAACCCCTGAGATTATAATATTTGCATCAAGACATTCAAGTCAGCAAAGATTGCCCGCTTTAACGACACATGTTACGGGTAACTGGGGAAAAGCCATGTATGGGGGAAAAGATGAGAGCTTGGCTCTTTCCCAACCAGTAGCGATGAAACTGGCACTTTTAAAGCTAAATGAACTTAATGATTTGGGATGGACAGTGTGTTATGAAGCCACGCACCACGGACCAAGTGAACTTAATGTGCCATCTTTATTTATAGAAATTGGATCTAGTGAGCACGAGTGGAAAAACGATAAAGCAGGGGAGATTGTTGCAGAGACCATCTTATACGTGATTAATAATTATGATAGAGATCACAACTTTAGGACAGTAATCGGGATTGGTGGAGGCCACTATGCCCCAAAACAAACCAAGACTGCTTTAAATTCAGAACTTGCATTTTCTCACATAGTGGCCAAATATGCACATCCTATTTCAAAGGAGATGCTTCTTAAGGCTATAAACAGAACCTCAGGTGTAGTAAATGGCGTTTACGTAGATTGGAAAGGTAGTAAGGGGGAAATGAAACAGATGGCTAGGGCTATTGCAGAAGAATTTGATTTGGAGTTTATTAAGGACTAA
- a CDS encoding 50S ribosomal protein L1, producing MAFDRQKIVEAVKEAKARAKPRNFTQTLEVAVNLKDIDLKKPENRFKLEVILPHGRGKEPKIAVIADGAVAEAAKKLGLDVISGEELEELGSNPRAARKIAKNYDFFIAAAPLMPKIGRYLGRYLGPRNKMPVVVPPMVADLTPFVEKLKKTVRIQLKNNPVVHAPVGTEAMEDEKLAENIETVLSAIIGKLERGENQVKSAYVKTTMGPAVKIEG from the coding sequence ATGGCCTTTGATAGGCAAAAAATCGTGGAAGCGGTGAAGGAGGCAAAGGCCCGGGCTAAGCCGCGTAACTTCACACAGACCCTCGAGGTGGCAGTAAACCTCAAGGATATTGACCTCAAAAAACCTGAGAATAGGTTTAAGCTTGAGGTTATTCTGCCACATGGTCGTGGGAAGGAACCAAAAATCGCGGTCATCGCTGATGGTGCCGTTGCCGAGGCGGCTAAAAAGCTCGGGCTTGATGTGATTAGTGGTGAGGAATTAGAAGAATTGGGGAGCAACCCAAGGGCTGCGAGGAAAATAGCAAAGAACTACGACTTTTTCATTGCGGCTGCTCCATTGATGCCAAAGATTGGTAGGTATTTGGGTAGGTATTTAGGTCCAAGAAACAAAATGCCTGTAGTAGTTCCTCCAATGGTGGCAGATCTTACTCCATTTGTTGAGAAACTTAAAAAGACCGTTAGAATACAACTTAAGAACAACCCAGTAGTTCATGCTCCAGTTGGTACTGAGGCTATGGAAGACGAGAAACTTGCTGAAAACATTGAGACAGTGCTCAGTGCAATAATAGGAAAACTTGAGAGGGGAGAAAACCAAGTCAAGTCAGCATACGTCAAAACTACAATGGGCCCAGCTGTAAAAATAGAGGGGTGA
- a CDS encoding 50S ribosomal protein L10 — MAHVAEWKKKEVEELAELIKSYPVVALVDVADVPAYPLSKMRESLRGKAIFRVSRNTLIEIALRKAAQDLGNPEIEKLVDHIQGGAGILATEMNPFKLYKFLEESKKPAPAKPGVPAPRDIVVPAGPTPLSPGPLVGEMQALGIPARIEKGKVSIQKDTVVLKAGEIITPQLANILNQLGIEPLEVGLKLLAAYEDGIVYTPEVLAIDEEQYISMLQQAYMHAFNLSVNVAYPTKQTIEAIIQKAFLGAKNVAVEAGYVTKETAGDILGKAFRIALLIAQELPEELLDEKTKELLNQQAQVIAAQPQPAEEAEEKVEEEEEEEKEEEEALTGLGALFG, encoded by the coding sequence ATGGCTCATGTTGCTGAGTGGAAGAAAAAAGAAGTAGAAGAACTTGCTGAGCTTATCAAAAGTTATCCAGTAGTTGCACTGGTAGACGTAGCAGATGTTCCAGCTTATCCATTATCAAAGATGAGAGAAAGCCTCAGGGGTAAGGCAATTTTCAGGGTTTCAAGAAATACATTAATTGAAATTGCCCTCAGAAAAGCAGCACAAGACCTTGGAAATCCTGAGATTGAGAAGCTTGTTGATCACATTCAGGGTGGAGCAGGAATACTTGCAACTGAGATGAATCCCTTTAAGCTCTATAAATTCCTTGAAGAAAGTAAAAAGCCAGCTCCAGCAAAACCTGGAGTCCCAGCACCAAGAGACATTGTAGTTCCCGCAGGTCCGACACCACTGTCCCCTGGACCCCTTGTTGGTGAGATGCAAGCTTTAGGGATTCCTGCAAGAATTGAAAAAGGTAAGGTATCAATACAAAAAGATACAGTTGTATTAAAAGCAGGTGAGATTATAACTCCTCAACTTGCTAATATACTTAATCAGCTTGGAATTGAGCCTCTTGAAGTAGGTCTCAAGCTACTCGCAGCTTATGAGGATGGTATTGTTTACACTCCAGAGGTACTTGCAATTGATGAGGAACAATACATTAGCATGCTTCAGCAAGCTTATATGCACGCGTTTAACTTGTCAGTTAACGTAGCATATCCAACAAAGCAAACAATTGAAGCAATTATCCAAAAGGCATTCCTTGGTGCAAAGAATGTCGCTGTGGAAGCGGGCTATGTTACCAAAGAAACTGCTGGAGATATACTTGGCAAGGCCTTCAGAATTGCATTACTCATAGCTCAAGAGCTACCAGAGGAGTTGCTTGACGAAAAGACCAAAGAGCTTTTAAACCAACAAGCACAAGTTATAGCGGCTCAGCCTCAGCCAGCTGAAGAGGCTGAGGAAAAAGTTGAAGAAGAAGAGGAAGAGGAGAAGGAAGAAGAGGAGGCTCTCACTGGCTTGGGAGCCTTATTTGGCTGA
- a CDS encoding 50S ribosomal protein L11, which translates to MAKKQIVEVLVEGGKATPGPPLGPAIGPLGLNVKQVVDRINEATKDFAGMQVPVKIIVDPVTRQFEIEVGTPPVSQLIKKELGLEKGSDEPTRNIVGNLTMEQVIRIARAKKQQMLAADLKAAVKEVIGTALSMGVTIEGKDPREVQKEIDEGIYNEVFAKEE; encoded by the coding sequence ATGGCAAAGAAACAAATCGTTGAGGTGTTAGTTGAAGGTGGTAAAGCTACTCCCGGTCCTCCATTGGGTCCAGCTATTGGTCCACTGGGATTAAATGTTAAGCAAGTTGTTGACAGAATAAATGAAGCGACTAAAGACTTCGCTGGGATGCAGGTTCCAGTTAAGATCATTGTTGATCCAGTGACAAGACAATTTGAGATAGAAGTTGGAACCCCACCAGTAAGCCAACTCATAAAGAAAGAACTTGGTCTAGAAAAAGGCTCAGATGAACCTACAAGAAATATTGTAGGCAATCTAACAATGGAGCAAGTAATTAGAATTGCAAGAGCAAAGAAACAGCAAATGCTAGCAGCTGACTTAAAAGCAGCTGTTAAAGAGGTCATTGGGACGGCTTTAAGCATGGGTGTCACTATTGAAGGTAAGGATCCAAGAGAAGTGCAGAAAGAGATTGATGAAGGAATTTATAATGAAGTATTTGCAAAGGAAGAGTGA